GAGTGTTTCCGGCGAATCGACTGTTGACTGACTACCGTCCCAGATGTCCGCTCCGAAGGACCAAGCGATACTCCAGAACTCGCACATAAGTGGATCGTCACGCTTACCGATCAGTGTCGTGCCTGTTACACCGGTTGCTTCTTGTAGCGTACGAGCAGCATCAACGTACTCTTCCCACGTGGTAGGAACATCAACACCGGCTTCCTCAAGAAGGTCGGTTCGATAGTAAAGCATGTAGACGGCGCCGAACCAGGGAAGAACATATTGCGTCCCGTCAACTGTCGCCCAATCGACATAGGCCGGAACGAAGTCATCTAGATCAATTACATCCGCTCGTTGCTCAATATCCTCATCCATCGGGCGAAGATAGCCAGCGTCTATGTACTCGGGCATCCACTCGTACGCAACGTCGAAGACGTCGTAGGAATCGCGACCTGAGTTGAATCCGAGAATTGTCCGCTCACGCACGCCGTCGTAATCGAAGAGGTCGACACTGACGTTTCCGAGGCCCTGTTTGGTGTACTCCTCAGCCGCCGCTTTCAATGATTCGCCCGGACCGCCCGCCTGAGCAACAACCTTGATGATGTCGCCGTCCGAGGTGTCCTTTGTTGACACAGCGCAACCCGCAATCAGTGAAGCTCCAAGGGTAAGCGCTGCCCCCGATGCGGTTGCTACCGCAAGTTTTGACCGTCGCATGATAGCTTTTCCTTTCACTATTCTTCGTTTGATCCTGGGTCATCAACAGTGAAGCCCAGATGTGCTCCGCCGCTTACAGGAATCAGGTTTCCGGTCATGTACCCGGACGCATCTGACGCCAAGAACGCGACTACTTCCGCTATTTCTTCGGGCTCAGCAACGCGACCCAAGGGTGTGTCTGCTTCGTATCCCGCAAACACTTCTTCGGGAGTGCGCCCAGTAAGTTCGCCTTCCCACGCCAACTCACGTGTTTCCATCGGGGTGCGTACATACATGGGGCACACTCCGTTGATTCGAATGCCCAGAGGAGCAAGTTCTGGGGTTGCAGACTCGATCAACCCACTCACTGCGAACTTGCTTGCACAGTAGGCCGATAGGAACGGCGCGCCCCTGAGGCCACCCATGGAGTCGAGGACGACAACAGACCCACCTTTTTTCATCAGAGGAACCAAGGATCGAAGACAGTTGAAGGGACCGAAGGCGTTGACGCCCATCTGGAAGTTCCAGTCTTCGTCGCTCGTCTCAACTAGAGGTGCCATGCGCGAAACTCCCGCGGCCAAGACCGCGACGTTTACTGTCCCCCCAAGACGATCCGTAGCTCTACGCACGGAGTCTGTAGACGAGACGTCCACTGGATCAGAGGAGTTTAGATCCCACTCAACGACCTCATACCCACGCTCCCGAAGCAGATTGGCGCAAGCTGCGCCGATACCGCTAGCCGCCCCCGTTACCACAGCCTTCATAACTGCCTCCATTTCCACTGCCAGCCACGTCAACCGCCTTGACCGCCACGTCACAACGCAGCGACAAGTTCGCACCGAACTGGCCAGTTCGACAACGTTGTCAACGCAATTATTAGGCGTTTTTGGGACTAGAAATCTAGCCTGATCTCGGATTGTTACTGATCCGTTATCTTAGTCACATGCGAAAATGACACCGTTGTCCAGCACCATTACTGCAGAAATGTGCTCGTCTAGACCTTGTGAGGAGTCACCCGGGGCGAATCTCGCCGGATCCTCTTTGAATCAGTGGGGACACGACAATGTCTAGACGCGGATCTCCTTCTAAGCCATCGATCCTCTCCAGAAGTCGGCGCGCAGCTATACGGCCCATCTCCGCAGGATTCTGTTGCAACACAGTAATTCCCGGAGCAAGTACATCGGCCAAGGGAAAATCATCAAACCCGATCAGTGCTACACGATCCTGCAGGCCGAGCCGATGTAACGCTCGGACAGTGCCTACGGTAATCATGTTTTGTGTGGCAAAGAATGCCGTAGGCGGCTTTGAGCTCTGAAGCAACTCTAACGCCACACTCGTCGTCTCTTTGTCATCGGACATTCCCATCCGCACCTGAACGTCGACCTCTTCCCCACCCGTGCGGCGTACCTCGTCAAGAAATCCTTGTTCTCGGACTCGCTCCGTCTCAATTTCGTGGGGTTTGCCAACCAGTGCTATCTGGCGGTGCCCAAGATTCACCAACTGACGGGCGGCGACCTGCGAGGCTTCAACGTTGTTGGTCAGTATGGTATCTGCAGCGGACCCATCGGCGTGACGGTCGACAAAGACCATGGGCAATCCGCGCTCCTGAATTTCGGTCAAATACCCATCAGAACGTCCTGCGGGCATGAGAATGAGCCCGTCAACTCTCCTGCGAAGCATCTCGTTCACCGCTCGACGCTGACGAGCCGGGTTCTCATCAACGCTCATGGTAATCATGACCATTCCTCGGCGCTCTACCTCTGCCTCGATCGCCCTTTGCATTGAGGCTTCAAACGGGTCGGACGCATCGGCGAGAAGTAGCCCAATTGAGCCTGTGCTGCGATCCCGACGCCGAAGATTTCCGGCGTATAGGTCGGGCTCATAGCGCAACTTTGCTGCAGCGTCGCGGACACGAGCGGCGGTTTCGGGTCTAACGTTCGGTTCGTTATTCATAACCCGCGAAACCGTTTTGGTGCCAACCCCCGCAAGGATCGCAACCTCGCGTATCGTTACACGGTCTGTGGATCCATTGATACCCAATGGCGACTGCATCCAGGGCCTCCCAAATACCGAATGATATTTCGGATTGTATCCAGCGACCGCAAGTAGCACTGAGAATTTGGACGGCAGAAATGTAGCACTATAGCGACTTATTGACACCGTGATCTTATGAAGATACAGATGACTGTCGATACGATCTACTTCAAAGCGATCAGACCGGCTGGCATACGCTGCAGCTCGGGCGTCCGGGATTTTGCTCTTACAACATCTCGTTTCGGTTCAGCTAGCCCACATTTTGTCTATACAAACCTAAACTCAGTACGCCGCCAAGATATCAACCACGAAAACCAGATCGGAGTTAGGCGGAATAACGGTTCCACTGCCATTCTCTCCATAGCCCATCTCAGAGGGGATTACCAAGAGCAGGCGGCTACCAACCTTCTGTCCAACCAATCCCTTATCCCAACCAGATATGACGTTCCCTTGCCCGATTGGGAATGATACGACCTGATCTGATCCCGTCTGGTCCCACGAAGAATCAAACTGCGTTCCGTCCGTGAGCCATCCGGTGTACTTCACAGCCACCGTCTGTCCGGCTTCCACAGTCTCGCCATCACCTTCGACTAGTGGCTGAACCACTAACTCCGTCGGCGCGACAAAAGTATCCGGGATCGTGACCGCGGGTTTCCCGTTCTCGAAATCAATCGTGGGCAGGTTCTTATCCGTGGACTTTATCTCGGTGCCCGAAATCTCATCAGGAATGCTCTTCACGCCAGCAACAGACATGACGTAGAGATAGCCATTTGAAGCGACTCCCGTGTAGCTTTGGTCCGCGCCGTATCCCGGCTGAGCCCAGAGAAAACGCGTCCCGACCTTTTCACCTGTGAGCGCGTTAACCACCATTTCACCGAATGCGCTGGAAGTGAAGGAAGTGCTGAACGGGGAATCCTCGTCCGCGTTGGCACCCCAGGTCGAGTACATCTTCTCTCCGGTGACTATGTCGCAGACCATGTAGTTCACCGAGATGATCTGACCGTCTTCGATCGTGTCGCCATCGCCTTGATCCGTAATGCGCACAGCCTCAGTCGTGACATCCAGAGGCGCATCAAAGGTTGCCGTCGGCGCGGCCGCAACGTCCTTGCTCAGGGTCACTGTGTCCATGGCAGCACTAGTTGCGGCCTCATCCGGTTCGATAACCGAACCGGATTGACCAGACTCGCTAGACTCACGGACCGTAACGTCGCAGACTCCGCCGCCTCCTGCACTGCTTTCCGAGGACTGACTCGATTGCGCAGGCTCCGAGGCAGCTGAGCAACCTGCCAGAAGCAGCGCGGGACAGACCACAAGCGGCAGAATAAGGCGAACACTAGACTTCACAACTGAGTCCTTTACGGATGAGGTTTGCCAACAGGCCAGGCCGTGACACGTACCCGGCAACGATACACAGAAAAACTGAACAAAACCTGTGCGTGACCTGCAAGCAGAACAAAAGACGGCACGGTCCGCCAGCTGAGTTAGCGACCGGGAAGCTACGGGGTGAGTTATGCTTCCGTCCGAAAACCAGCCATGGAGAGCTGCGATTTCGCACGGTGCGAGTCCTTCACTTCGCAACGTCCTGACCGCAATGAGCGCGCGCATAGTGAGCGCAGTTGGTAGCGGTACGTTTGGAGTTGAGGTGGTGATTGGCTACCCGACTGGCTGGGCTTGGTATAGCCACATCGTCGTGAACCCTTGAGCCGCTTCCGGGTCTTGCCTCGGGCATTTGACCCGTCCCAACGCTAGTCCTGGTCGTGCGGACTCTCAACTACGTAACTGTCCCGGACCCAGGCGGGCTCTAGACGAGACGCGCACGATTAGCCCGACGAGATTAGTCTTAGGCCAAACGCCCCAGCCTCTTTAGACGGCTTCGCTCGAACGCTCCTGGACCAGACCTTGCTCGCCCTCAGATCGAGCCAGCTCAAGGCCGCCGAGGTGAGTCTTTAGGCGGTTAGACATGGGCACGAACGTCGCGAAGGTGACCCCGCCTGAAACGGCAGCGCCGACAACGGGAACCGCCTTGGACACCCAGCGAGCGAAGAGCTGTTTGGTCATCTTCACCCCAAGTATCTTCGCAACGGCTTTTACAGCAGGGTATACCAGACCCTTCGTGAGGGCCTTACGAGGCAATGTCCGAGCAAGCTGCTCGGCGATCATCACGGACAATTGACCAACAGCAGCATTAGCAACCTGTACACCTGCCATAACACCCAAGAAGAGAGTCAGGATCGATTGAGTGCCATCATCCGGTTCGTCCTCATCATTGAATAGTTCCGGCCAGCCGAAGATGTACGCAAGTTTCTGGGATATGCGCAGCATATGACCCAGATACTGCGCCATGTCAGCCGGGATGGTCGCAACCATTGCAAGTGCTCCTGGCAAACCGGCTGCGGCAGACAGAGCCGTGGCTTTGCCCGCCTCAAAGCGAATCGAATCGGTAGCGATCCTGTCGACCACAGCCGTTGAGACGCCCGCCCGTGCAGGGTTAGTAGCGACCGCGGCGGCGACTTGCTCCTCGGTGCAATGGGAGCGCAGAACGCTGGAAAGGTAAGCCTCACGGTCTACACGCACCCCCGGTAGCCGCGCAGCAGTCGCCAATACCTCCGTGAAAGTCATCCCGGTGCCCTTTTGGATTTCTCCCATGCCGACCTACTTCTTGCGCGCAAGGATGGCGGTCGAAAGCATCAGCGAGACTATCGCCAGGGCTCCCAACAGCCACCAGCCCGGACCCCAGAACTCAAAGAGGCCGACACCAAGCGACGATCCCGCGAAACTAACTAGTCCAATCCCAACAAGCACGGCGAAGCCCATAAGCATGCCGACAATCCCGGTGAGCACTGCGAGCCACCTAGCGCCGAAGAGAATCGCCGAGAGCGCTACGAGCAACATGCCAGCGATAAGCAACGGCAGCAGCCCAAATCCGTTATTGGCCAGCACGCTCCCCACTCGACCCGGTTGCCTGGGTGAGGCAGGAAACACCAGAGAAATGAGAGCCAAACACGCCGTCACGACCAAGGCAATTGGGAGTCCGCGACGCCGAACACTAGCCTTCTTCTTGCCTGGTGGTGCTGGGTCCGTCAGTGTACTGGCAGAAGAGACCTGGGCCGGATGCGTCTGCACCTCGAGCACCATTTCTTGACTTGAGCCGCTACCGGCCGATGGGTTCGACATTGACCACCACCTCCTCAACCCCCTGAGAGTCAACGAGGTTGTCGTACTCCTCGCCGTCACTATCCAGAAGGTAGGTGACAGCGAACGTTGTGCCCGGCAACGGATCCTGCGAGACGATTCGGTAGTCGGCTGCGTTCTCATCCGTTATGAACGCCCCATCCGAGGAAACGACACGGAGATAAACGCCAGCATTGCCGATCGGAACTGCGAACATCGCGCCAGTCCAGTGCGCGGCCTGTGCCATGTTCTGGCCAACAAAGTCAGGGACGACCCCCGTGTACTTATCTGCCTCGACACGTACGTCGTCATGGGTCTCAACGTCGTCGCGCGCAGTTTCCTCACCATCCACCAGACCCTGCGCGTAGCCCTCTGCATACCCTTCGTCGTAGCCGCTGTCGGTGGCGACAGCATCCGCTGCGCCACATGCGGAAAGAGATACGGCAACCAGTGCGCTTGCTACAAATCCGATTGGTTCTTTGTTCATTTCCTTTGTTGCGCGACAGCGCGCTTCCTTTCTCTAGCCCTTCGTCGGCATATGCGAATTATTAGCCTAATAGGAAGTTATCACTTCCTGGTACCGATCGCTTCTAGTTCGCACGATGGATGAGTGAATTCGAGCCTCAAGAAGCAACTGGGCACCAACCTGCGTGCACTCCGAAAGGGCCGTGGCCTCTCGCAAGAGATGTTGGCGGAGGAGTTGGGCTTCACCCCTCGATACCTGGCCGGCATCGAGCGGGGCGAAAGAAACTTGACTCTAGACTCCGTGGACGCACTAGCACGACAGCTCAGGGTTCCGTCGTCGTTATTGTTGGCCAATGCCGACGACGTGACCACAACCCAGATACTCTAGTCGGCGGCTTGAAACTCTCGGATCCAGACCGTGACGACAGGGAAGCCTAAACGCTGCCCTCCTTCTAGTTGCCGAGTCTTCAAAAGTCAAAGTCAGGGCTCTCCGTGTTCATTCCAGACCGGGCGAGGAACAAGACAACAATGACCACGCGCAGTTGGTAGCCATACGGTTGGAGTTGAGGCGGCGATTGGCTACCCGAATGCCTGAGTTTGTCGTAGTCACATCATCGTGAACCCTTGAGCCGCTTCCGGGAATTGAACCCGGGACCTATTCATTACGAGTGAATCGCTCTGCCGACTGAGCTAAAGCGGCGTTTCGAGGCCGAAGCCCCGTGGAGCCAATCCAGCGTGGCTTGTGGCCTGCTTTCAAAGTCCGCCAACGAGTATATCGGACCTGGAACAACCGATTCTGCCCCGTAACTGGGAGTCCCGCCACAGTCACAAACCCGATGCCGCCTTTGCCGCTGTTGGGCAGCCGCCCCGTTTACCTGTAGCGATCCCATGGCGGCGCGTTGCTTGATGGATCTGAGTCAATCGGGCTCTGAGCAACTTGCTGAGGAGGACCTGCCAAGGAAATGCCAATCACATAAGGGACTTTTCGGGCCTGAAATGCGGCGTGTCGTGCCCCGATCTGATTGGTAAACGGGCTTACCCGAAAATCGGGAGGGGATCACGTTCCTAGCCTGGACAGACCGTTCCGTCCTCCGGGACCTTCCCGTCAAGTAAGAAACCATCCACTGCTTTCACCACGCACTCATCCGCGTACTTGCTATAGGCCGTGTGGTTCCAGCCTTCGACCGTCAGTAGCACACCGCTTTCCAGATCCGAGGCCAAAGCTTGCGCCATCGCATATGGAGTCGCCGGATCATTCGTCGTCCCAATGACGAGTATCTCCGGGGTCCCCGGGGCAGTGATCCGGTGGCGCGTCACTCTGCTCTGAACCGGCCACGCCTCCAAGCCAGCGGATGCAAACCCGAAATCCCCTCCAAGCACCGGGAACCTCTCGGCCAGATCCGCTGACTCCACCTCCCACTCCTCCGGCGTCCCAACCGGCAGGTAATCGAGGGCATTGATCGCCGTAAAAGCGTCTGAGCTATTGTCCGTATAGATCCCATCTTCACCGCGGCTATTGAAATAGTCCGCGAGGAACAGCAACATCGTGCCGTCGCCCATTTTTGCCAGTGACATTGCCTGCTGCAGAAGACCGTAGTTCTCGGTGCTGTAAAGCGAACCAATCACAGCGGTGTACGCAAGCGTCGAGTTAACCGACCGCTCAGGATCACCAGTAGGAAGAGGCTGCTCCGCCAGATCCTCGAAAAACTCAATCATCTGTTTCTTGCCCGACTCAAGATCACCGGTAAGCGGGCACTTATCTTCTGCCTGACATTGCTCAATCCAGTTATAGAGCGACTTCTCCATTCCCTCAAGCTGAGCCGATGACAGTTCGTTAATGTTGATTGCC
The sequence above is a segment of the Actinomycetaceae bacterium MB13-C1-2 genome. Coding sequences within it:
- a CDS encoding helix-turn-helix transcriptional regulator, which gives rise to MNSSLKKQLGTNLRALRKGRGLSQEMLAEELGFTPRYLAGIERGERNLTLDSVDALARQLRVPSSLLLANADDVTTTQIL
- a CDS encoding SDR family oxidoreductase codes for the protein MKAVVTGAASGIGAACANLLRERGYEVVEWDLNSSDPVDVSSTDSVRRATDRLGGTVNVAVLAAGVSRMAPLVETSDEDWNFQMGVNAFGPFNCLRSLVPLMKKGGSVVVLDSMGGLRGAPFLSAYCASKFAVSGLIESATPELAPLGIRINGVCPMYVRTPMETRELAWEGELTGRTPEEVFAGYEADTPLGRVAEPEEIAEVVAFLASDASGYMTGNLIPVSGGAHLGFTVDDPGSNEE
- a CDS encoding FKBP-type peptidyl-prolyl cis-trans isomerase is translated as MKSSVRLILPLVVCPALLLAGCSAASEPAQSSQSSESSAGGGGVCDVTVRESSESGQSGSVIEPDEAATSAAMDTVTLSKDVAAAPTATFDAPLDVTTEAVRITDQGDGDTIEDGQIISVNYMVCDIVTGEKMYSTWGANADEDSPFSTSFTSSAFGEMVVNALTGEKVGTRFLWAQPGYGADQSYTGVASNGYLYVMSVAGVKSIPDEISGTEIKSTDKNLPTIDFENGKPAVTIPDTFVAPTELVVQPLVEGDGETVEAGQTVAVKYTGWLTDGTQFDSSWDQTGSDQVVSFPIGQGNVISGWDKGLVGQKVGSRLLLVIPSEMGYGENGSGTVIPPNSDLVFVVDILAAY
- a CDS encoding extracellular solute-binding protein; amino-acid sequence: MRRSKLAVATASGAALTLGASLIAGCAVSTKDTSDGDIIKVVAQAGGPGESLKAAAEEYTKQGLGNVSVDLFDYDGVRERTILGFNSGRDSYDVFDVAYEWMPEYIDAGYLRPMDEDIEQRADVIDLDDFVPAYVDWATVDGTQYVLPWFGAVYMLYYRTDLLEEAGVDVPTTWEEYVDAARTLQEATGVTGTTLIGKRDDPLMCEFWSIAWSFGADIWDGSQSTVDSPETLEALELWKNVLSYAPQDALSADWPAAAAAFSEGKTAMMINFSDTTDAILADGVEIADKVGFALLPAGPTGVSTPNLGGHGLGISSASDKAEEAMDFIAWATSAEQQEVGLDHGGSTNRISLLEDPVLQERFPYYAAALENYRQAVYFPVTADWVDWEAAIAPSLSEGMAGTTPTADAVSAAGTNLSKLIVKE
- a CDS encoding LacI family DNA-binding transcriptional regulator; protein product: MQSPLGINGSTDRVTIREVAILAGVGTKTVSRVMNNEPNVRPETAARVRDAAAKLRYEPDLYAGNLRRRDRSTGSIGLLLADASDPFEASMQRAIEAEVERRGMVMITMSVDENPARQRRAVNEMLRRRVDGLILMPAGRSDGYLTEIQERGLPMVFVDRHADGSAADTILTNNVEASQVAARQLVNLGHRQIALVGKPHEIETERVREQGFLDEVRRTGGEEVDVQVRMGMSDDKETTSVALELLQSSKPPTAFFATQNMITVGTVRALHRLGLQDRVALIGFDDFPLADVLAPGITVLQQNPAEMGRIAARRLLERIDGLEGDPRLDIVVSPLIQRGSGEIRPG